The genomic region TTCTAATAACCTGTTTCTCTCTCGGAAAAATGCCTAGGCACATGAAACTTGGGGTTTGTGGGCCTGCTGGAGCTAAAAATCTGTGCTTTGTTGGGGCGCCTCGcaggctcagtcggtagagcatgggactcttgatcttgcgtggtgagtttgagccccaccttgggtgtggagcctaccttaaaggaaaaaaaaaaaagaatctgtgcgTTTACTTAATGCCTGTTCCAGTTCAGTGCACTAAATTGACTTCTACCCTAGGACTGTTTGTTTACCTGTGATCTAGTCACCTTTTCCCATCCAGCGATCCGATCTGAGCAGTGTTCATGGCACTTAATTGCAGTAATGGTTCCCAGTTTTCATTTTGGCTCAACAGGTGGGAAGGATACAGCACATCTCTATCAGTGGCAGTGACTTGATACAGGAGTGATTTTCAACCAGGAGGGGAGATGTAGTTGAATAAAAAAGCCCCCCACATGTTTCTGAAATTTCCCATCTGCTTTCTTTCACTATTTTCCTCCTTCAGATTAGCATTCCCTTGGCTTCTGTCTCCGGTCTTATCCTCTGCTTGGTGTCACTTGTTACCTCTCTTTGTATCTGTAGCCTAGCCTCTCTCCCAAGATCTGTCCAGATTTGCATATCCATCTGCCTGAAAGACATCATCACATGAATGTTGGGTTGAACATCTTAGTTTTAACATGTCCAAAACCCAGTTCATGATCTTGACTGCCACTCATTGCCACTACTACCCCCATACACACAGTGATACACAcctgttttttttcatttcttattcctATTAACAGTATCCCAATCCACAGTTTCCTGATTTGCTGCCGTGGAGATATTTTCAGCTTTGCCCTAATCCATTCCGTTAATAAATCTTGTTCTACTTCCAAAATAACTGCTGCATCTGTCCTCTCCTTTTCTACTGCCCTGCCTTAGCTCAGGGCCTGTGGAGAGTTTTGGTTAATGTGAAAATAGAAATCTCTCGTTGGGATTAGACAAGAGACGGAAGTGAAGTTCTGGACACCAAAATTACATCTGTTAGTAGGTCTTCTGTCATTCTCCTAGCCAAGGTGTACCATCCTTTTACTTTGTTAGCTGGTGAATGCTTCTGGccttcttcctccagccccttGAAGAAGTGGTCCTATAACTGGTTAGCATCTAGCCAGGGTAATGGGGGGTAGgtggagaaggaataaatgaggaAGACGTTGAAGGTTGCAGGTCTCTTTGCTGGGAGCTTGTTTACCACCTTAGtgtcctgctctgtgtgtgtgtgtgtgtgtgtgtgtgttttcttcacaGTCTCACAGCTTGGGGTCCTTTCAAACCTCAGATAACCCAATCACAACTCTTTCTTACCTCAACCTGTGCcatttggttttcttcctctggCCTTATTTAATGTCACTTTCTGTAGTCATTTGGGATTATAATTCAAGGAAGCTGTCTCTCAGCTCATCTTGGGTTCCGCTCTCAAGGAATGGCTCAACAGCAGTGTTTAGCCAACAGGACTCACTCTGAGAAGCGCTTATGTGTCTCACCCTACTCTTGACCCCCTAAACCAGCTAATCCTGAGCTTCGCTTCTTCCAAATTCTTGACTTTTAAGACACCTATTCTCactaatttcagtctttttttttttttttaagattttttttttttatttgacacagagagagagagatagcgagagcaggaacacaagcagggggagtgggagagggacaagcaggcttcccgctgagcagggagcccaatgtgggactcgatcccaggaccctgggatcatgacctgagccgaaggcagacgcttaacaactgagccacccaggcgccctcagtcaGTCTTGTAATATCAATTCCCTCAACAGTGAGGAGCCTAAGAACACATTCATAGTTCTAAATTGAAGAACATTTTGTTCAGGATGAAAGAGTCCCATGCTAAACTTTATCTTATTCCCTAGTTCAGAATATCCAGGGAACTGCTAAATTAGAAGTAATTTATCTTTTGCAAACAATTTGTTGGGGACTcagtaagtttcttttttaacccTTGGGATAGGTTCTTGGTATTGTGTTTGGAACTTAGAATTAATGCCATAGAAGGTTAAGTGTAATTGAAATAATATCAGTGTACTGTTGGCATTATTTCAGGTATATTATGGCTTACACAGATGCTTGAGGGCTAACATGGGAACTTAGCCACCATGAACAAGATTGTTTTCATGGGAAAACAAATTGGTTATTGTGTAGAAGGCTCCCATTTGATCCTCCCAGAGAGAATAATTTACTGCTAATGTTTAATCCCCGATTACCCCCATTAATTCCCTACTAGCCAGAAAAATTGATGTGTGCTTGTATTTGTATATCAATTAAGAACATTTCTGGGTGGTTCATACCAGTGCTTTATCTCACAAACTTAGAGGGCCAGGTTTTCCCTGTAATGTCATTCAAATGCACCTATTTCCAGCTGTGTTTCTGTATCTCCTTTGCAGACTTTATctttctgaatcttttttttttttaagattttatttatttatttgacagagagaccgcGCGTGCCAGAGAGCCCAAGCGgaggggaacggcagagggagagggagaagcaggctccctgctgagcagggagcccgatgagggattcgatcccaggacccagggatcatgacctgagctgaaagcagatgcttaaccgactgagccacccaggcgccccttcctctgGCATATGTGTAGGGGCCGTTCAGAGTAGAGTCCAGGCAGACTAAGCAGGATGCAGAAGATGTGGAGTGGCCTCAAAAAGAGAAGGGGGCTGGGCAGATGAGGCCTTATTCTTGGGTCTAAATCCATTCTCTCTTTGTAGGGGACAACATGCCAACTGCCAAGCAGCTAGCTGACATTGGCTACAAGACCTTCTCTACCTCCATGATGCTCCTCACTGTGTACGGGGGTTACCTGTGCAGTGCCCGGGCCTACCGTTACTTCCAGCGGCGCAGCTCCCAGCGCCAGGCTGCAGAAGAACAGAAGACCTCAGGAGTCCTGTAGCACTGCAGGTTTTTCTCCTTGAGCAGAGAGGCCTGAGGCGTGCTGTGGAATGATCTCACCTGCAGTCATTTCCAAGTCGAGAGAACTAGGTCCTTAA from Halichoerus grypus chromosome 6, mHalGry1.hap1.1, whole genome shotgun sequence harbors:
- the COX14 gene encoding cytochrome c oxidase assembly protein COX14 isoform X1, whose translation is MLNRLSHPGAPSSGICVGAVQRDNMPTAKQLADIGYKTFSTSMMLLTVYGGYLCSARAYRYFQRRSSQRQAAEEQKTSGVL
- the COX14 gene encoding cytochrome c oxidase assembly protein COX14 isoform X2; this translates as MPTAKQLADIGYKTFSTSMMLLTVYGGYLCSARAYRYFQRRSSQRQAAEEQKTSGVL